The segment TTTACGCGACTCATTAAGCAATGCCTATTGTTTCCAAAAGTAGGCATTTACAAGTTTAACTTATTCGAGTGCTACTCTAAAGCCTTAACCGCTTTAGTGCCGCTTCGGCAGGAAGATAACCAGGTTTCTTTTCCAGGGCTTTTCGATAGTTTCTTACAGCTCGGTCTATTTGTCCCATTCGCTCAAATGCAACCCCCGCCAGATAATATGCATTAGGTATACTAGAGTCAATTTCAATCGCACCGATTATTTCGTGTACGGCATCTTGATATCTTCCCTTTTCTATCATTAATTCTGCAATGGTCAGCATAATTGCCGTATGTTTATGACATTGATTGCAATAGGCCTTTGCCGGAGCCGTAATCAAAGTTTTTGAAGTTGGCTTGCTAACATTGTGGCAAGCTAAGCATGGCTCAAAATCTTTAATTATCGCAAATGCATGACCAAAGGCCCATTCACCTTCGATGTGGCTAGACGGACGCTGCCCGTGGCAGTTAGCACAGAAAGAATTACGTTTGGCGTATTCCGCTGCCTTAGTCACATTTCCTAAAGAGGGATCTTTAAGATTTAAATCGACGTTACCATAGGAATGGCATTTGATGCATCCATCCAAACTAGCAATGGCCTGCTTACCATGAATTTGTTTCCAATTATCCGCTTTATGAGATTCCGGATCAATAACATCAGTATGACATGTCTCGCACTCCATCGGTGCCTTGCGTGCTTTATGGCAGGTCATACAGGTCTTCATTTTGGGCTCTATGTTTGCCTGAATCATTTGCGTTTTACCCGTTATGTAGGTCCAGCTGGCATAATTGTCATTGGCAGTAAGACCACGTTCCATAATACTACCGTGGGAAATTCCATCATGGCACCGGGTACATTCCACAGCCAGTTCATCCACATGCATAGCATGAGGCACTCTGATGTCTGCGGATGGAGTCACCACTCGCTGCACAGTATGGCATTTAAGGCAGATATTATTATCCAATTCCCCTTTCATGACAATGGGAGTATTATAGTTATCGGTAAAATGGGAATATACTTCATCCATTGCGTTGAATTTTCCCTTGATAAAATTACCAAGGCCGGTGCCTTCGTGGCACCTGACACATTGCACCTTGCTGTGGGGGGATGCCTTCCATGTGACATATTCAGGCTGTAGTTCGTGGCAGGAGCTACAAAACCTGGGGTCAGATGTAACCCGGGAACCAACGACCAGTCCGGTCAAAGCAAATAATGATAGACATGTAATGGCTATCACTAACTTCAATCGGCCTAATTTAGTATCCCAAAATATCTTTTTGAACCATACAAATGGTTTGCCAAGCATACATTTCCCTCCCGGGCGGGAGAAAGACCCCTCCAAAAAATTAACACAAAATTTACAACTGACAAGGTGTAAAAAGGCCGGGCAGTAACCGGTACTGCCCGGCCGATATTTACCTTTATCAAGAGATTCTTAGATACGGCTACCAAATAACGCCCCGGATATTCTGCCCTCGATACTGAGCGCTATATCTGCTTATTCTCCGGGAACCAATGGCATAGGTTGCAATAAGTGTTGGTAACATTCTCTTCAGCTGCCGATTTATTAACATCATGGCAGACAAAACAATTATCTTTCCCTTTAGTCACAGCCGTCTTTCCGTGTTCCGGCCGCCAATTTTTATTTTCGTGATTTGCCGGCTTGGTCAGGTGACAGCTATAGCAGAAATCAGTCTGTCTAGCTATTTTCACTACAGTATCAGTCGAATTAGCCGGTAGATAGCTGTCTGAAGCATGGCACTGCATGCATTCGACATACCCTTCACTCCTAGCAGTTAAGCCGTGGGTACTCTTCCACTGACCCTGCTGGTGACTATCAGGAAGTCGAATTACTTTATGGCATGCGGCACACTCCGTAGTAACACCTCGTTCCTCATGACAGGCCATACAGGTGCCCATAGGCGGGCGCACATATTTGGACTTTGTCTGTTCCTGAGCAACTGCCGGCGTCCAATCATCATAAGGAATTTCCTTTGTTAATTCACGCTCGGCAAGCACCCCGTGGGCCACCCCTTTGTGACATGTGACGCACTCTATCTCTTGTTCTAAATGTCGATTGTGCGGTATTACTATGTCTCCTGACGCATTGACCAAGCGGTTTTGAGAGTGACATTGTTCACAAACATAATTCTCAATAGGATGCGGCATCTCTATCGGATTAGGCACCTGGTCAGTCACATGTTGATAAAGCTGCTTCATTGCAGAAATCTTATGTTTTACCAGACTGTCTAACCCGGGCGGAATATGACACTTGACGCAATCAATTTGGTTGTGTGATGTAGCCTGCCAGGTAACAAATTCCGGCTGCATCTCGTGGCATGACGAACAAAACTGCGGCGTAGAAGTAACCTTAAGCATCCCCACCGAAGCAACACCGATAAAGATTAACAGCCCATTCGCCAGGATAAACAGCTTTAATTTATCTTCCGGCTTTGACAAATCAAATTTAGGTATAATCTTTAAAAGAAACTTAAATATCTTTCTCACTTTTGCCCCTCCTTGTCGGAATGGCCGGGAACATTGTGAGTTTAGAATTATGTCTACCTTCCCAACCCCATCAGAAGGGAAGCCAAACTACTCTAATCTCTCTAATATCTTCTTATGTTTATAAAGTCCGCTATTTTCCCCAGAGTTTTTTTGGTACCTACGTTAGGCAGCAGGGCCAACTGACCTTTGGCCTTTTCCAAATATTTGCGGGAGATGGAAAAGGCATAATCAATACCGCCGCTTTCCTTCACGAGCTCTATGGCTTCTAGCACCTCCCCCTCACCTTTATCCTGATGCGAAATTATCTTAATCAGCACATCCCGGTGTTCGCTGTTTTTCTCAGCATATATCACCGGCAGTGTGATAATCCCCTGTCTTAAGTCACTACCCACGGGCTTACCCAGCACCCTTTCATCAGCCACCAAATCAAGGATATCATCGGTTACTTGAAAAGCCATACCGAGATAATAGCCGTACAATGTCAGCGCCCTGATAACGTGGTCCGGTGCCCCGGACACCACGCCGCCAAGCTGGCAGCTGGCAGAAATGAGCAGTGCCGTCTTTCTTTTGATGCGATAAAAATAATCCCTGATATCTTGATGCGGCTGAAAAGCAGTGGCAATCTGCTGAATTTCTCCCTGGCACATCTGTACACTTACCCGGGACAAAACTTGCGCCACCCGAGGATCTTGATAGTGAGAAATTAAAATCAAAGATTTCGCGAACAGATAATCCCCCGTATGGATACTTACCCGATTGCCCCACTGAGCCCTCACTGTGGGTCTTCCCCGCCGGGTTAATGAAGCATCCACCACATCATCGTGTACTAAGCTGGCCATATGAATCAGCTCTAAGGCAACGGCTAAAGGCATCAGCTCATCCAGTGAATAGTCATGGAATTTTCCAGCTAACAAAGCAAAAGCAGGCCGCAATCTTTTACCCCCTGCTTGTAATAAATGTGCTGAAGTTTCCGCCAACATTTCATTTGGCGCTTCTACATACTTGTTTAGCTCCTTTTCCACCTGCTTTAAATCTTTCCTTATTTCCCGAAAAAGTGTATGTTCAAACATTGATTTCGCTCCTTAAATGCCGCAATTCGGGTCAATATATGTATATTCGTGGCGCCCATTTAAATTCCTGCCACGCTTGTAAAAATATGCACATGCTTTATTCAAAAAGATTTTAAAAAAAATACCAATAACTTGACAAAATGGTGTCAGGCACCTTTTTGTCAAGTTATTGGCTGGTGTTTTTAAAACCTTACTTGTTCAAGAAGCGTTTTATACCGTGAATAGTGGTATCTTTATTCAGATCAGCAATCGAAGTGGTCAGAGGAATGTCTTTTGGGCAGACCTGGACACAGTTCTGCGAGTTGCCGCAGTCGGTAATACCGCCTACGCCCATGATGGAGTCCAGACGCTTTTCCTTATCCATACTACCCAACCCGTGGACATTAAACAACCGGACCTGATTCAAAGCTGCCGGCCCAATAAAGGGTGACTTGCTGCTGACATTGGGGCAGGCTTCCATACAGCAGCCGCAGGTCATACAGCGGGAAAGATGATAGGCCCAAACCCGAGTCTTTTCTGCAAAACGCGGCCCCCGGCCGAGGTCCCAGCTGCCGTCTACATTGACCCAAGCCATTACCTTACGCAAATTATCAAACATTATCTGACGGTCAATCATCAAGTCCCTGATTACCGGAAATTTGGATAAGGGTTCAAGCATTATGGGACTCTGGTCTATCTTGTCTATCAGTGCGGAGCAGGCCTGACGCGGCTTGCCGTTGACGCGCATTGAGCAGGCGCCGCATACTTCCTCGAGACAGTTGCACTCCCATACTACCGGACTAACCTTTTGACCATTGGCATTAACAGGATTTTTCCTTACTTCCATTAATACGGAGACTACGTTCATATTGGGCTTGTAAGGAATCTTGAATTCTTCCCAATAGGATTGGGAATTAGCATCATCCTGGCGTTTGACTTTTAAATGAATAAATTCCCTACTCATCTTTCTTTGTCGCCTCCTTATCAACGTCATACTTCCGTGGACGAGGCTTGATTAATGAAGTATCTATATCTTCATATTCAAACACCGGCCCATCAGGGCTAAACTTGGCCTTAGTGGTCTTCATCCAATTTGCATCATCGCGGTCCGGAAAATCGGGCTTAAAGTGCGCACCGCGGCTTTCATTACGGTTATAAGCACCGAGAGTAATTACCCGGGCCAACTGCATCATATTCCACAACTGCTTAGTGAACATGACACCCTGGTTGCCCCACTTGGCTGCATCTTCAATGTTAATATTCTGCCAGCGCTGCTGCAGTTTCTGAAGCTCTTCGTCGGTATCCTTCAATTTATCGTTATATCTAACTACGGTAACGTTGGTAGTCATCACGTCACCCATTTCTTCATGTAGTTTGTAGGGATTTTCCGTGCCCTTCATCTGATAAATATTTTTGTCCCAATCCTGCTGCCGCTTCAGCTCCCGGTCAAAGACGCCGGAGTTAACGTCAAGCGTGGATTTACCCAGACCGTTGATATATTCCACCATCGCCGGTCCGGAGACGGTACCACTGTAAAGCGCGGACAGTAAAGAGTTGGCTCCAAGACGGTTGGCACCGTGATACATATAATCGCATTCGCCCGAAGCAAATAATCCGGGAATTGCAGTTTGGTGTTTCCAGTCTACATGTATCCCGCCCATGAAATAATGAACAGATGGGAAAATCTTCATCGGTACCTTCTTGGGGTCGTCGCCATGGAACTTTTGATAGATTTCCATAATCCCGCCCAGACGTAATTCAAGGAAGTCTGGATCTTTATGAGACAAATCCAGATAAACTTGATTTTTTCCATCCACACCAAGGCCCATTTCGTTACAAACCTTAAAGATGGCGCGAGCGGCGATATCCCTGGGGACAAGGTTACCATAGGCAGGGTACCACTCTTCTAGGAAGTACCAGGGCTTACCGTCTTTATATGTCCATACCCGGCCGCCTTCACCTCTGGCAGATTCGGACATCAGTCGATTCTTATCGTCACCTGGCATAGCCGTGGGGTGAATCTGGACAAACTCACCATTAGCATAGTATACACCCTGCTGGTACACTGCTCCGGCAGCACTACCTGTATTAATCACCGAGTTGGTGCTTCTGCCATAAATCATTCCGGCACCGCCGGTAGCTAAAAGTACCGCATCCGCTTTGAAGGCATGGATTTCCATGGTGGACAGGTTCTGAGCAATCATGCCGCGGCAAACTCCGTCATCATCAATAACCGCAGACAGGAACTCCCATCCTTCAAACTTTTTCACCATGCCTTTATCTTCCCACTTACGTACCTGCTCATCACAAGCATATAAAAGCTGCTGCCCGGTGGTTGCTCCGGCAAAAGCGGTACGCGGCTTCTTAACACCGCCAAAAAAGCGCAGGTCTAACAATCCTTCAGGAGTACGACTAAACATTACTCCCATGCGGTCCATGGTATGGATCAGTCCCGGCGCCGCGTCACACATGTCCTTCACCGGCGGTTGGTTGGCCAAAAAGTCACCACCGTACACAGTATCATCAAGATGCTCCCAAGTATTATCATCATAGCCCTTTGTATCCAGTGCAGCGTTAATACCGCCCTGGGCGCAGCAGGAATGAGATCGTTTAACCGGGCACAGGGAGAACAAATCAACTTTGACACCCTGTTCTGCAGCTTTCATGGTGGCCATTAAGCCGGACAAACCACCACCTACAACAATAATCCTTTTCTCAGCCATTTATCCTGGTCCCTCCTTTATGCAACAAATGCAAACAAAGCTTGTAATCCCATCACAGTAAGCACCACGAAAATAAACGCGGAAACATAGGCACTGATGCGCTGAGCTTTGGGTCCGATGGTGATGCCCCAACTAACCAGAAATGCCCATAATCCATTGGCAAAGTGATAAGTTGCCGCGGTCAAACCAATTACGTAAAAAGCAAACATTAGCGGATTAGCCAAGTGCTGGGTCATTACCGCAAAGGTGACTTCGTGACCGGTTAAAAATGCGGATATTCTTAATACCCACAAATGGTAAACCACAAAAACCAGTGTGATCAGCGCGCTGATTCTCTGGAGATAAAATGCCCAGTTGCGATAATAAGTGTACTTCAATATATTATTCTTTGCCACGTAGACAATATATAATCCATATAACGCGTGAAATAAGATCGGTAATAAGATAAGGAATAGCTCAATGTACAGTACGTAACTAAGACTTTGTAAAAATTCCACCTTGGAGTTAAATGCTTCAGCTCCCTGGGTTGCAAATGAGTTGGTGTAAAGGTGTTCCAGCAGGAAAAGCCCGATGGGAATCACACCAAACAATGAGTGCAGTTTACGGACAAGAAAATGGTTTTTCTCCAAAACGCTCATATCTTAACCCCTTTCTGTAAGCAAAATCGGTGTCCAAGTTCTTACGGCTGCTTCAATGCTGACGGTGACTTGACCAAAACCCCTGTTCTAGCCGCTGCCATGATTAAACCTTAATGCTTTACCTCCCTCCTCTGGCAATAAAAATTCTACCGCATGAAACTGCCTGCGGTAAAGAACAAAAGCATTTCATGCCTTCGGCCTTAAAAGGTAATGCTTTTGTTCTTACCCAGGGAACCCCTGGTTCCCTAGGTCGCTTCGCTGTGACCCTCCTGCATTTAACATAAGGGGGCATGCCCCCTTAACAACCCCCATGTATAGGAAATTATCCACAACCCATAATTTCCTATACATAAATAAACAAAATAATTCTACAACTTATGATGCAATTTACATGCCAGACCTCAAAAGTCATTTGCCGCAGGACCCATGCCCCGCCAACACCTTTTTCAGAAAACAAGCCAACACCGCACAAGCCCTCTATTCAAGGACTTATGCATCTGTTACCTGCCGATAAGTTTATCCTTTTCCGCAAGATAGAAAAATACCCATTTAATCTTAGCGGCTTACCCCTGCAGCATAATTCTACATTTTAGAAGCTCGTTAAATGACTAGGAGGCCGCGTAAACTACTGCCACAAACAGCATTCGGCCTCCTTTTTCCGTGTTGCAGTCTTTCTTTTAAAAATTATAACATTTCTAAATACTATAATCAATAACAGTTCTATCTACTGCTAAATTACCATTTTTAAATTTAATCGTTTAAATCTTGTCTTTTGCCGGTAACCATGTAGATCACCCTTTCACCAATGTTGGTGGCATGGTCGGCTATTCGTTCCAGATAACGGCTGACAAAAGTCAGATGCGTAGCCTGATGAATGGTTTTCGGATCTTCCATCATATAGGTCAACAGTTCCCGCAGCACTTGAGAGTGCAGGCTGTCTACCTCATCGTCAGCTGCCGCCAATGACTCTGCCAATTGTACATCTTCATTGACGTAACTGTCAAGACTGTCCTTCACCATCTTTTGCGTCAATTTGGCCATTCGCGGAATGTCTATCAACGGCTTAATCAGAGGTTCTTTACTAATCTTGATTGTCGACTTGGCTATATCCGAAGCATAATCTGCCATCCGCTCCAAATCGGTGATAATTTTAAAGGCCACACTGATTTTTCGCAAATCCTTGGCCATGGGCTGCTGAGTGGCAATCAACTTGACGCAGCGGTCTTCGATTTCCAGTTCCATATCATCAATTGCCTCATCACCCGCTCTTACCTGCAGGGCCAATTGGGCATCTTGATTTTTCAGAGAGGTTACGGCCCTGTCAATGGCCTCCTCCACCATACTGCCCATTCTTAATATTTCCTGCTGTAGTCCCTTCAACTCACCGTGAAAAGTTCTAATATCATCGCTCACCTTTAACCCTCCCGCAATTACTTTTTAACCAAAGCGTCCGGTAATGTAATCTTCGGTACGCTGATCAGTTGGATTGGTAAACATCGTATCGGTGTTGTTAAATTCTATCACTTCACCATTAAGAAAAAAAGCGGTTTTGTCACTAATTCGTGCTGCCTGCTGCATATTATGAGTTACTATAACTATAGTATACCTTTCTTTTAAATCCTGCACCAATTCTTCAATTTTCATAGTGGATACCGGGTCCAATGCCGAGGTAGGTTCGTCCATCAGCAACACCTCAGGTCCAACTGCCAAAAGCCGAGCGATAGATAATCGCTGCTGCTGTCCGCCGGATAATCCCAGCGCAGCTCTCTGCAGCCGGTCCTTCACTTCCTCCCACAGAGCAGCCTGTCTGAGACTTTTTTCTACAAGTTGGTCAATCTTTTTCCTGTCCCTCATCCCGTGAATACGCGGTCCATAGGCCACATTATCATAAATAGACTTCGGAAAGGGGTTGGGCTTTTGGAACACCATACCTACCCGTTTACGCAGATTAACTACATCCACCTTGGCGCTATAAATGTCATCGCCGTCAATATAGACTGTTCCTTCCACACGAGTATTAATGATTAATTCATTCATTCGATTCAGAACTCGCAGAAAAGTTGATTTACCGCAACCCGATGGGCCGATCAAGGCGGTAATTTCTTTTTCCTTTATGGATAGATTGATATCTTGTAGTGCCTGAATGTCTCCGTAGTACATGGAAAGGTGCTTCGTAAATATTTTTTCCGCTTTATTCAAATATATCACCTCTTAACCTATCGCACCGCTTTACGGCGGTAGTATGATCGAAGCATAACAGCAATCATGTTCATTGAGAATACTAATGCAATTAGAACCAGCGCAGTACCATAAGCCAACGGTCTAACCTGCTGGACTGATTGGTGCTGAGTAGCCATAATATATAGGTGATAAGGGAGAGCCATAAACTGACTAAACCAAGAGTTAGGTAAAAATGGTAAATAGAACGCAACACCGGTAAAAAGTATTGGTGCCGTTTCTCCGGCAGCCCTGGCCAATCCTAAGATAACCCCAGTCAAAATACCGGGCACTGCTGCCGGCAGCACATTAGTCTTAATTGCCTGCCAACGTGTCGCACCCAAAGCCAGCGCACCTTCGCGGTAAGAATTGGGCACTGTTTTTAAAGCCTCCTCACTGGCAGTAATAATAACCGGCAGGGTCAAAAGCCCCAATGTCATTCCCGCGGCCAAGAGGGACGCTCCGAAGCCGAACAGACGGACAAAAAGAGCCACGCCAAACAAACCAAAAACGACGGACGGGACTCCTGCCAAATTACGAATGGACAAACGAATGAGCCGGGTTATTTTCGTTTTCTTGGCATATTCATTTAAATATATGGCCGCAAATATCCCCAAAGGAACCGCCAGAACAGCAGTAATCACCGTCACAAAAAAAGTACCGATAATTGCCGGCAGGATGCCGCCTTCAGTCATACCATTTTTTGGAGGCTGGGTAAGGAATTCCCAGGAAATGGAGCCTGCCCCCTTGATAATTATGTCTCCTAGAATAATTACCAAAATAGCTAGCACTACCACAGCTGCCGTTCTCAACAGGGCAAATCCCATCTTTTCGTGTCTCTGCTTATCTGTCATCGTTCCACCTCCTGATACCGTTCCAATATCAAATCAGAAGCCAGATTAATCAAGAAAGTCATGATAAACAATACTAGTCCCACGGCAAAGAGCACAAAATAATGGGTAGTATTATGGGGAACTTCACCCAATTCGATGGCGATGGTGGCAGTCATGGTACGTACAGAACTAAGGATAGAATCCGGCATGGCCGGAGCATTGCCGGTAGCCATCAGCACTGTCATGGTTTCACCGATAGCCCTGCCCATGCCCAGCATGATGGCAGCAATAATCCCAGATAAGGCAGCCGGCAGAACCACTCTGATTAAGGTTTCCCAGCGGCTGGCACCCAAAGCCAAGGATGCCTGACGGTAATCATCGGGAACTGCAGTGATGGCATCCTCTGCTAGTGAGGTAATGGTGGGCAAAGCCATGACGCCCAAAAGAATAGAGCCGTTTACCGCATTTAGCCCATTAGATAAGTGAAATATCCTGGCAATGATGGGCCCCAATACCACGATGCCAAAAAAACCCACCACCACCGAGGGAATCCCCGCAAGTATCTCCACCACCGGTTTGATAATTTCCCTTTCCTTGGGCGTTGCTATTTCGGCAATGTATAAGGCAGTGAGCACTCCCAGCGGCACCGCAAACAGCATCGAACCCACTGTCACAACCACGGTGCTCACCAATAGAGGGACGATGCCAAAGGAATCATTTTCAAACCCGGCCGGGTTCCACTGCAACCCGGTAAAAAATTCAGTGAGACTGATCTTTAAAAATGCCGGATAACTGTTAAATACCAATAGCAGTAATATGCCCAGCAGTACGGCAATTACCGTAAAAGCGTTGGCAAAGAAGAAATATTCGTAGAGGGTCTCCTTCCGATTATGCATGTCAACCTCCTTAACACAACAAATAAAAACGAGCGTAAGGGGTACCAAATGGTTTAGCCCATTTCGTCCCCTTAAATTAACTATTTAATTTAACTGTTTTATTTAGTCGCCCAGGTTGGCATTATTCTGCTGCTGCAGATTTTGCGGAACCGGGAAAAAACCTTCCTTGGTGGCGATATTTTGACCGGTTTCGCTAAGCTCAAACTTAATAAAGTTTAACAAGGAGCCTTCGGGCTTACCGTTTGTATATTGATACAGCGGGCGCGCTACCGGGTAGTTACCGTTTAATACCTCTTCACGGTTGAGCGGACTTATATAAGGAGAATTTTCGTCTTTCGCCACTTTCAGTACCTTGAGACCGCCAACCTGATTGCCATTTTCATCAACCACATAACCAATACCAACATAACCTATTCCAGCCGTGTCTGCCTTAACCCCCTCCACAATCTGGGCATTACCGTTCATGCGCTTCATATCCGCACTGTAATCACCCTGTAACACATGTTCACGAAAGAAGACGAATGTTCCGGAATTATTCTGCCTGCCATAGAGAGATATGGCCTGGTCATTTCCGCCAACTTCCTGCCAGTTGGTTATTTCACCGCGATAAATGGCACCTATTTGGTCCATTGTCAGCTGTTCCACAGGGTTATCAGCGTTGACAATTACCGAAACCCCATCCATAGCAACTACAAATTCCATCGGATTTACGTTATTATCTTGCGCCTGGGAGATTTCTTTATCCTCCATGGGCCGGGATGCGTTAGCCATATCAATCTCACCATTGATTAATGATGCTATACCAGTCCCGGACCCGCCGCCGGTAACCGCAATCTTGGCTTGGTTATTTTCCATAAATTTTTCGCTTAATTTTTGTACCAAACTCAGTTCTGTATCCGAACCTCTTACCTGCAGCACAGCATTACTGCCACCGCCGCCTCCTTTGGCGCAGCCTGCAAAAACTAACGCAGCAAACATCAGTACAAATACAATTCCAAAACTTGTCCGTCTCATTCTGATTCCCCTTTCCGAATATTTATCTGTGTTCTACAGTGCAATTATAGTATTTGTGTATTAAGTTATCTTTAGGCAAATATTAAGTAATTGTTAAGAAATTAAAAACCAATAACTTGACAAAATGGTGCCAGGCACCATTTTGTCAAGTTATTGGTCAAGGGCAATCTCAATAGTATTACACATTCCAATACCTCAATAAAAGCGGCTCCTCTTTCCCG is part of the Metallumcola ferriviriculae genome and harbors:
- a CDS encoding NapC/NirT family cytochrome c — its product is MLGKPFVWFKKIFWDTKLGRLKLVIAITCLSLFALTGLVVGSRVTSDPRFCSSCHELQPEYVTWKASPHSKVQCVRCHEGTGLGNFIKGKFNAMDEVYSHFTDNYNTPIVMKGELDNNICLKCHTVQRVVTPSADIRVPHAMHVDELAVECTRCHDGISHGSIMERGLTANDNYASWTYITGKTQMIQANIEPKMKTCMTCHKARKAPMECETCHTDVIDPESHKADNWKQIHGKQAIASLDGCIKCHSYGNVDLNLKDPSLGNVTKAAEYAKRNSFCANCHGQRPSSHIEGEWAFGHAFAIIKDFEPCLACHNVSKPTSKTLITAPAKAYCNQCHKHTAIMLTIAELMIEKGRYQDAVHEIIGAIEIDSSIPNAYYLAGVAFERMGQIDRAVRNYRKALEKKPGYLPAEAALKRLRL
- a CDS encoding cytochrome c3 family protein; the protein is MRKIFKFLLKIIPKFDLSKPEDKLKLFILANGLLIFIGVASVGMLKVTSTPQFCSSCHEMQPEFVTWQATSHNQIDCVKCHIPPGLDSLVKHKISAMKQLYQHVTDQVPNPIEMPHPIENYVCEQCHSQNRLVNASGDIVIPHNRHLEQEIECVTCHKGVAHGVLAERELTKEIPYDDWTPAVAQEQTKSKYVRPPMGTCMACHEERGVTTECAACHKVIRLPDSHQQGQWKSTHGLTARSEGYVECMQCHASDSYLPANSTDTVVKIARQTDFCYSCHLTKPANHENKNWRPEHGKTAVTKGKDNCFVCHDVNKSAAEENVTNTYCNLCHWFPENKQI
- a CDS encoding polyprenyl synthetase family protein, with the translated sequence MFEHTLFREIRKDLKQVEKELNKYVEAPNEMLAETSAHLLQAGGKRLRPAFALLAGKFHDYSLDELMPLAVALELIHMASLVHDDVVDASLTRRGRPTVRAQWGNRVSIHTGDYLFAKSLILISHYQDPRVAQVLSRVSVQMCQGEIQQIATAFQPHQDIRDYFYRIKRKTALLISASCQLGGVVSGAPDHVIRALTLYGYYLGMAFQVTDDILDLVADERVLGKPVGSDLRQGIITLPVIYAEKNSEHRDVLIKIISHQDKGEGEVLEAIELVKESGGIDYAFSISRKYLEKAKGQLALLPNVGTKKTLGKIADFINIRRY
- the sdhB gene encoding succinate dehydrogenase iron-sulfur subunit yields the protein MSREFIHLKVKRQDDANSQSYWEEFKIPYKPNMNVVSVLMEVRKNPVNANGQKVSPVVWECNCLEEVCGACSMRVNGKPRQACSALIDKIDQSPIMLEPLSKFPVIRDLMIDRQIMFDNLRKVMAWVNVDGSWDLGRGPRFAEKTRVWAYHLSRCMTCGCCMEACPNVSSKSPFIGPAALNQVRLFNVHGLGSMDKEKRLDSIMGVGGITDCGNSQNCVQVCPKDIPLTTSIADLNKDTTIHGIKRFLNK
- the sdhA gene encoding succinate dehydrogenase flavoprotein subunit → MAEKRIIVVGGGLSGLMATMKAAEQGVKVDLFSLCPVKRSHSCCAQGGINAALDTKGYDDNTWEHLDDTVYGGDFLANQPPVKDMCDAAPGLIHTMDRMGVMFSRTPEGLLDLRFFGGVKKPRTAFAGATTGQQLLYACDEQVRKWEDKGMVKKFEGWEFLSAVIDDDGVCRGMIAQNLSTMEIHAFKADAVLLATGGAGMIYGRSTNSVINTGSAAGAVYQQGVYYANGEFVQIHPTAMPGDDKNRLMSESARGEGGRVWTYKDGKPWYFLEEWYPAYGNLVPRDIAARAIFKVCNEMGLGVDGKNQVYLDLSHKDPDFLELRLGGIMEIYQKFHGDDPKKVPMKIFPSVHYFMGGIHVDWKHQTAIPGLFASGECDYMYHGANRLGANSLLSALYSGTVSGPAMVEYINGLGKSTLDVNSGVFDRELKRQQDWDKNIYQMKGTENPYKLHEEMGDVMTTNVTVVRYNDKLKDTDEELQKLQQRWQNINIEDAAKWGNQGVMFTKQLWNMMQLARVITLGAYNRNESRGAHFKPDFPDRDDANWMKTTKAKFSPDGPVFEYEDIDTSLIKPRPRKYDVDKEATKKDE
- a CDS encoding succinate dehydrogenase cytochrome b558 subunit; this translates as MSVLEKNHFLVRKLHSLFGVIPIGLFLLEHLYTNSFATQGAEAFNSKVEFLQSLSYVLYIELFLILLPILFHALYGLYIVYVAKNNILKYTYYRNWAFYLQRISALITLVFVVYHLWVLRISAFLTGHEVTFAVMTQHLANPLMFAFYVIGLTAATYHFANGLWAFLVSWGITIGPKAQRISAYVSAFIFVVLTVMGLQALFAFVA
- the phoU gene encoding phosphate signaling complex protein PhoU; protein product: MGSMVEEAIDRAVTSLKNQDAQLALQVRAGDEAIDDMELEIEDRCVKLIATQQPMAKDLRKISVAFKIITDLERMADYASDIAKSTIKISKEPLIKPLIDIPRMAKLTQKMVKDSLDSYVNEDVQLAESLAAADDEVDSLHSQVLRELLTYMMEDPKTIHQATHLTFVSRYLERIADHATNIGERVIYMVTGKRQDLND
- the pstB gene encoding phosphate ABC transporter ATP-binding protein PstB is translated as MYYGDIQALQDINLSIKEKEITALIGPSGCGKSTFLRVLNRMNELIINTRVEGTVYIDGDDIYSAKVDVVNLRKRVGMVFQKPNPFPKSIYDNVAYGPRIHGMRDRKKIDQLVEKSLRQAALWEEVKDRLQRAALGLSGGQQQRLSIARLLAVGPEVLLMDEPTSALDPVSTMKIEELVQDLKERYTIVIVTHNMQQAARISDKTAFFLNGEVIEFNNTDTMFTNPTDQRTEDYITGRFG
- the pstA gene encoding phosphate ABC transporter permease PstA; translated protein: MTDKQRHEKMGFALLRTAAVVVLAILVIILGDIIIKGAGSISWEFLTQPPKNGMTEGGILPAIIGTFFVTVITAVLAVPLGIFAAIYLNEYAKKTKITRLIRLSIRNLAGVPSVVFGLFGVALFVRLFGFGASLLAAGMTLGLLTLPVIITASEEALKTVPNSYREGALALGATRWQAIKTNVLPAAVPGILTGVILGLARAAGETAPILFTGVAFYLPFLPNSWFSQFMALPYHLYIMATQHQSVQQVRPLAYGTALVLIALVFSMNMIAVMLRSYYRRKAVR
- the pstC gene encoding phosphate ABC transporter permease subunit PstC; this translates as MHNRKETLYEYFFFANAFTVIAVLLGILLLLVFNSYPAFLKISLTEFFTGLQWNPAGFENDSFGIVPLLVSTVVVTVGSMLFAVPLGVLTALYIAEIATPKEREIIKPVVEILAGIPSVVVGFFGIVVLGPIIARIFHLSNGLNAVNGSILLGVMALPTITSLAEDAITAVPDDYRQASLALGASRWETLIRVVLPAALSGIIAAIMLGMGRAIGETMTVLMATGNAPAMPDSILSSVRTMTATIAIELGEVPHNTTHYFVLFAVGLVLFIMTFLINLASDLILERYQEVER